In Candidatus Defluviilinea proxima, a single genomic region encodes these proteins:
- a CDS encoding CDP-alcohol phosphatidyltransferase family protein, producing the protein MQKLPLWVRKMRANGVHLFTATGAVWGFLTLLAIWDGNIKLAIVYIIVAMFVDGFDGMLARWFDVKTYATWIDGGLLDNIIDYLNYVVVASLLLIKVPNLVPQGFEMAGAISMLLTSGFQFTQTDAKTDNETYFFKGFPSVWNFLVLYMMLLKLNPWINLVVLVICNILVFVPIKFLYPSRNNRLRRFTLAFTYLYGAVGIWGLLQYPDVPAWVAPASFLYVVYYFVMSIFPKLGATKQPA; encoded by the coding sequence ATGCAAAAACTTCCACTATGGGTGCGAAAAATGCGTGCAAATGGCGTGCATCTTTTCACGGCTACAGGAGCCGTGTGGGGATTTTTGACGTTGCTCGCCATTTGGGATGGAAATATTAAACTCGCCATTGTGTATATCATCGTCGCGATGTTCGTGGATGGCTTCGATGGAATGCTGGCGCGTTGGTTTGACGTGAAGACCTATGCAACGTGGATCGATGGCGGTCTGCTCGATAATATCATTGACTATTTGAATTATGTGGTGGTTGCGTCTTTGTTGTTGATCAAAGTGCCTAACCTTGTGCCGCAAGGATTTGAAATGGCAGGCGCGATTTCCATGTTGTTGACTTCTGGTTTTCAGTTCACGCAGACCGATGCCAAGACTGATAACGAGACCTATTTCTTCAAGGGGTTTCCGTCTGTGTGGAATTTCCTTGTGTTGTATATGATGTTGTTGAAGTTAAATCCGTGGATCAACTTGGTGGTGTTAGTGATCTGCAATATCCTCGTGTTCGTGCCGATCAAGTTCTTGTATCCCAGTCGCAATAACCGCCTTCGCCGCTTCACGTTGGCATTTACGTATCTATACGGCGCAGTGGGAATCTGGGGATTATTGCAGTACCCTGATGTGCCTGCATGGGTAGCGCCTGCTTCGTTCTTGTATGTGGTGTATTATTTTGTCATGAGTATTTTTCCCAAATTGGGCGCCACCAAACAACCCGCGTAA